The nucleotide sequence TTGCTGCCGCCTGGATTACTTTTCGCATCGGGCAGGTGATTGGGTCACCACCGGACTGGCGACTGGAAGACTGGCAGTTTGCGCAACAAGACTGGAACCGACAACGCCTGAAACTGCTATGGTTTGGCATTGTTCTGAATGTGCTGCTGTTGTTTGGGTTCAAGTATGTGCCGTTTGTCCTGTCCAGTGTGGGTTCTCTGTTGGGGGTAACGGCGCTGCAAGCGGGTGCGGAATGGACGGGGCAAAATCTGATTGCGCCCCTGGGATTAAGTTTCTTTAGCTTTGAGTGCATTGCTTACCTGGTCGATGTTTATCGGGGAGCACCCGCCGCACAACAATTCCTCAAGTTTTCTGCTTATAAACTATTTTTCCCAAAGCTAATCAGTGGTCCCATCACCCGTTACCAGCTTTTTGCGACCCAAACCCAGAATCAGCGCTTTCCGACGATCGATCGCATCTCGGAAGGGTTGTGGTTAATTGCCTGCGGGGCGGTGAAGAAAGGGCTACTGGCGGATAACCTGGGTGTACTGGTGGATCTGAGCTTTCAAAACCTGCAACGGGCGGGGAGTGGAGATTTGTGGTTGGCCGCGATCGCCTACGGCTTCCAGATCTACCTGGACTTCAGTGGCTATGTTGACATGGCACGGGGCAGTGCCATTCTGCTGGGCTTCAACCTGCCCCAAAACTTTGACTTCCCTTACTTTTCCACCAGCATTGCTGACTTCTGGCGACGCTGGCACATGACCCTGGGAGACTGGCTCCGAAACTACCTGTATTTTCCGTTGGGAGGTTCTCGCCAGGGTCTGGCCCGTACCTGCCTTAACCTGATGCTGGTGATGCTGATTGCTGGTATCTGGCATGGAGCTGCCTGGGGATTCATTGTCTGGGGGGTGTTGCATGGTCTGGGACTGGTCCTCCATCGCCTGACAGATGTTTTGTCAGACCGCAGTGAACCCCTCAAGCGCTTCTGGCAGGGAGGATTGGGTATCATTTTGGCCTGGGTTTTGACCCAGACGATGGTCTTCGTCACCTGGATTTTCTTCCGTCTACCGGATTTGAAAGACTCCGGGCTGGTTATCCAGCGACTGTGGGGGCATCCGGCGGATGCCCAGTTCGCCCAGAAAGTTTACCTGGAAACCTTTGGGCTGGAACCCGTCCAGATTGCTTTTCTGCTGGGTATCCTGATTGCCCTGATGGGAATTGCTTATACCTTCAACCGGGTCCTGAAGTTACAGATTAACTGGTACATTAAGCTACTGTTGGTGCCTGCCTGCCTGTTTGCAGTCTGGTTGCTAGCTCCTGAAGGATCTCTGCCCTACATTTACTTTGATTTCTAGTGTTCCGTCAAGAAAATTTTGACGGGTCGCAGACCCTCAAAATTTAACTTCAATCAGCCTTTCAGTATTCAGTTACCTGTCAAATTAAATTTGACAGACCACTAGCGCATTACGGCAGAAGTTTTTCATCACAAAGGCACAAACGTTTCTTCGTGCACTTGGTGTCTTTGTGGTTCAAACTAAAACTGGCGGGTTATTTTCGGCAACCTGCACTAGAAAAGTTTATCAAGAAATGGGGATTTTATAAGCTGACATTTCACTACAGAAGCACGGAGAACATAAAGCGATTTCTCTATGTCTCTATGGTGAAATGCCAACGTTTTCGGTTATCACGCCTATCTTTAGGCTGGAGCAGTATTAATACTTAAACAGTCCTGTCCCTTCGACCCGATATCCGGTGGGTTCCAGAATCGCAGCGGCTGCCTGCTTACCGGAGATGGTGGCTCCCTCCATACTATCGATGTAATCCTGTTGAGTGTAACTTCCCGCCAGGAAAAAGTTGGGAATGGGGGTTTTCTGGCTGGGACGATAGAGATCCATACCGGGGGCTTCCCGATAGAGGGACTGGGCAAGTTTGACAACACTGTACCAGGTCATGGTCAGTTCGCGGGCAGAGGGGAACAGGTCTTGCACCTGCTTGAGGACATGCTGGGCGATCGCCTCGTTGCTCTGTTTAATAAAGGGGTCACCGGGGGTCAATACCAGTTGCAGCAGGGAACCCTGACCTTCCCGGTAGTAATTGCTGGGGCTGGTCAGGGCCAGGTCAGCAAAGCAGGAGAAATCAGCGTCGGGGGTATAGAGCAGGTTATCCAGTCCGGCAGCCTGTTTGAGTTGTTGTCGTTTCTCTGGATCGTTAAGTTCAGTGACCCAACCATTGAATCGCAGTTGCACCGTAGCCACAGGAACCGCTTCCAGCTTGTAGATATTGTCAAATTCCTTCCATTTGCGCCATGCCTGGGGGAGCAGGCGATGGATCCCAGGCACATCACAGGCGGCGACGTAAGTATCGGCAGTAATGGTTTCTTCGGCAAAGCTATCTTCGCCTTCACTCCTGCCAATTCGCAAACCAGTGACTCGAATTTGTCCCTCCTGCTCTTCAAACAGCACCTGACGCACTCGCCGCCGCAGATGAATTTTTACCCCCCGGTCTTGCAGGTACTGAACAATCGGTTTGTGCAGATACTCATCGGGCGACCCCTCCAGCATTCGCAGCACCGACGCTTCCGTTCTGGCCGCGAAAAACTGGAAGATGGTGAGCATGCAGCGGGCAGAAATGTTTTCCGTATCGATGAAGCCCAGGGCATAAGCGATCGGATTCCACATCCGTTTGAGGCTACCGTTGGACCCCCCGTGCTGCCGAAACCAATCTGCAAAGCTGATGCCATCCAGGCTGCGGATAGTTTTCATGGCACCATCAAAATCAATCAAGCCACGAACCAGGGGACTGGTGCCGAGGGCGATCGCATTTTGGGCCTTGTCCTGTAAGGAAAGCTGGGAGGTGGTGAAAAATGCCTTTAACCCGTTGAAGGGGGCACCTGTAATAAAGCGAAAGTCCAGCGCACCGAGCTGCCCACCGCGATTCACAAAGGTGTGAGTGTGTTCTTTCAGCCGCAGGTGTTGAAACGCGCCTACTTTTCTCATCAGGTCAAACAGGTTGTAGTAACAGCCAAAGAAGACATGCAGCCCCATCTCGAGGTGATTGCCCTCAGCGTCTACCCAGCTACCGACCTTGCCGCCGACAAAGGGACGCGCTTCAAAGATTTCAACTTCATGTCCGGCATCCACCAGTTCCACGGCTGTTGCCAGCCCTGCCAGCCCTGCTCCAACGATCGCAACTCGCATCTATCTGTCCTTTGCAATTCCTTAAAGTATTGTAAAGGAACGATGCATTCTTTAGGGATATAGAGCAGCAGCCATCCAGGTCAGGACAAATTAGAATACTCAAAGCCTGCTCCCGTCATCCCCCCTTCTTCCCCGTTCCTCCCTCCTCTGCTATGATGGTTCGGACAATTTGACGGGAGTCAACGAGACACCAGGGATCTTCGCTTCCAGTTTGTCCATAGCGTTACTGGATCAATAAATCAATCCTCGATAACGCCTGACAGGAAGGGATTCAGGTTCAACCGGGCTGCCAGCTTCTAAAAATTTGGGCTTACTGGTGGAACGGACACGAGCACGCTCGCCCAGGGAATAATTGCCTTTGCCATACCCAGAGGGTAGTTGAGTCTTGACTTCCAGTCGTGTTTCTGGGGGCGTGTCCACAGAAATTGCCTTTTTTTCAGGTTCTCGATAGGGAGCGGGCTGGAGCTGAGAACGATCCGTTGAACGGGCGTCTAGCTGACGCTTCATCGATAGCAGCACGGAAATTAAGGCACCATTATTTAATGGATGACTATCCAGAATGTCCAGAACACGCTTGACAGAGAACGCAACACTACTGACCAGGTTTTCCAATTGAAACCCCGGCAGAAAATCGGATGCACCCTGATGAATTGCCCACTGCCGTTCTGATGGCAAAATCTCTTTTTGGGATGGGTTTGTTAAAACTATGTTAGTCGTGGGGTGGTTTTCCCGACACCAGCGACAGAAGGCATAGGGATTAAAGTTCTCGATTCGCACATCAATCAATAGCAAATCGGGCAAAGCCAGCCCAGCCTGTTCAAGTTGAGTCAGGCTGTCAAACAAATCAATCTCGGGGGTTTCCCAGATAACAGAAAGCTGTTGAGACTTGAGAACCGTTTGCCAGATGAGTCCCTGAAGTCTCGTCATCTGTACCATCAGAACAAGCTTCTGTGAGTCAGCCATAGGTCTTGATGAATGGTAGAGCCTGAATGCAGGGTTCAGAAGGGTATTGATTAATCGAATCTGCTTTAGAAACTGTTTGTAAATAAGTATAAACGCCCTGATAAGCGAGGAATTTGAGGTTTTCTAGAGCAAATGGCCTGAACTTCGAAACCTTGCAATTGCAAATGCCTGGACGGTTTTAATACTAGTTAACAAACAGTTTCTTAACCAGAGTCTGTAATAACAAAAATTATCTCCCTCAAAAGGGTGAGACGCCTCTCAGATAATAGTACCGAGGAAAGATCCCGTAGATCGGTATCCTGGGATGCACTTGCGTCCGTACCCTTCAGGACAAGATGAATCCTCAAACTCCCCGCTGCGTTTTGCCTTTTAAGAGATCCCTGAAAACCATGCCGAAGCACTTGAAGTCGAAATC is from Leptothermofonsia sichuanensis E412 and encodes:
- a CDS encoding MBOAT family O-acyltransferase — protein: MTFISLTYALFLVSVLGIFWSVQQQWLRMWALLVASIVFYASLQPQYIPLLLAAAWITFRIGQVIGSPPDWRLEDWQFAQQDWNRQRLKLLWFGIVLNVLLLFGFKYVPFVLSSVGSLLGVTALQAGAEWTGQNLIAPLGLSFFSFECIAYLVDVYRGAPAAQQFLKFSAYKLFFPKLISGPITRYQLFATQTQNQRFPTIDRISEGLWLIACGAVKKGLLADNLGVLVDLSFQNLQRAGSGDLWLAAIAYGFQIYLDFSGYVDMARGSAILLGFNLPQNFDFPYFSTSIADFWRRWHMTLGDWLRNYLYFPLGGSRQGLARTCLNLMLVMLIAGIWHGAAWGFIVWGVLHGLGLVLHRLTDVLSDRSEPLKRFWQGGLGIILAWVLTQTMVFVTWIFFRLPDLKDSGLVIQRLWGHPADAQFAQKVYLETFGLEPVQIAFLLGILIALMGIAYTFNRVLKLQINWYIKLLLVPACLFAVWLLAPEGSLPYIYFDF
- the zds gene encoding 9,9'-di-cis-zeta-carotene desaturase produces the protein MRVAIVGAGLAGLATAVELVDAGHEVEIFEARPFVGGKVGSWVDAEGNHLEMGLHVFFGCYYNLFDLMRKVGAFQHLRLKEHTHTFVNRGGQLGALDFRFITGAPFNGLKAFFTTSQLSLQDKAQNAIALGTSPLVRGLIDFDGAMKTIRSLDGISFADWFRQHGGSNGSLKRMWNPIAYALGFIDTENISARCMLTIFQFFAARTEASVLRMLEGSPDEYLHKPIVQYLQDRGVKIHLRRRVRQVLFEEQEGQIRVTGLRIGRSEGEDSFAEETITADTYVAACDVPGIHRLLPQAWRKWKEFDNIYKLEAVPVATVQLRFNGWVTELNDPEKRQQLKQAAGLDNLLYTPDADFSCFADLALTSPSNYYREGQGSLLQLVLTPGDPFIKQSNEAIAQHVLKQVQDLFPSARELTMTWYSVVKLAQSLYREAPGMDLYRPSQKTPIPNFFLAGSYTQQDYIDSMEGATISGKQAAAAILEPTGYRVEGTGLFKY
- a CDS encoding PleD family two-component system response regulator, which translates into the protein MADSQKLVLMVQMTRLQGLIWQTVLKSQQLSVIWETPEIDLFDSLTQLEQAGLALPDLLLIDVRIENFNPYAFCRWCRENHPTTNIVLTNPSQKEILPSERQWAIHQGASDFLPGFQLENLVSSVAFSVKRVLDILDSHPLNNGALISVLLSMKRQLDARSTDRSQLQPAPYREPEKKAISVDTPPETRLEVKTQLPSGYGKGNYSLGERARVRSTSKPKFLEAGSPVEPESLPVRRYRGLIY